Proteins from one Sarcophilus harrisii chromosome 2, mSarHar1.11, whole genome shotgun sequence genomic window:
- the ZNF79 gene encoding zinc finger protein 79 — MVPKSKESPPNPEFFKDNSTALEETIMETLPRIGPEDPTFQETWECDGKLEKQQENQERDLRQVKITHKKPSSGERDHEGSELGRNFGHRSVLITQQRVSIGKSLLKCNTHRKNSDPLKHYKIHAREKPYTCNDCGKGFSYCSSLSQHQKSHTGEKPYECNECGKAFSQSSSLVQHQRIHTGEKPYKCNECGKAFSQNANLTKHQRTHTGEKPYKCNECERAFSDCSALIQHQRIHTGEKPYECNECGKAFRHSANLTNHQRTHTGEKPYKCIQCGKSFGYCAAFIQHQRIHTGEKPYKCNECGKAFSQSANLTNHQRIHTGEKPYKCNECGKDFSQSTNLIIHQKIHTGEKPYECNECGKAFSDSSALIRHHVIHTGEKPYECNECGKAFNQSSSLTQHQRTHTGEKPYKCKECGKAFRCSSAFIRHQRLHTGE; from the coding sequence ATGGTACCTAAGTCCAAAGAATCACCTCCAAATcctgaattttttaaagataactcAACTGCACTTGAAGAAACAATAATGGAAACATTACCAAGAATTGGTCCAGAGGATCCCACATTTCAAGAGACCTGGGAATGTGATGGCAAACTAGAGAAGCAGCAGGAAAACCAAGAGAGGGATTTAAGGCAAGTAAAAATCACCCACAAGAAACCTTCCTCTGGAGAGAGAGATCATGAAGGTAGTGAACTTGGGAGGAACTTTGGCCATAGGTCAGTTCTTATTACACAACAGAGAGTTTCTATAGGAAAAAGTCTACTTAAGTGTAATACACATAGAAAGAATTCAGACCCACTTAAACATTATAAGATACATGCCAGAGAAAAGCCCTACACTTGTAATGATTGTGGAAAAGGCTTCAGTTACTGCTCATCTCTTTCTCAGCATCAGAAAagtcatactggagagaaaccatatgaatgtaatgaatgtggaaaagccttcagccAGAGCTCATCCCTTGTTCagcatcaaagaattcatactggagagaagccttataaatgtaatgaatgtggaaaagctttcagtCAGAATGCAAATCTCACAAAACATCAGAgaactcatactggagagaaaccctataaatgtaatgaatgtgagaGAGCTTTCAGTGACTGCTCAGCTCTTATtcagcatcagagaattcatactggagaaaaaccctatgaatgtaatgaatgtggaaaagccttccgCCACAGTGCAAATCTCACAAACCATCAAAGAactcacactggagaaaaaccctataaatgtatTCAGTGTGGAAAATCCTTTGGTTATTGTGCAGCCTTTATtcagcatcagagaattcacactggagagaagccctataaatgtaatgaatgtggaaaagccttcagtcAGAGTGCAAATCTCACAAaccatcagagaattcatactggggagaaaccctataagtgtaatgaatgtgggaaagacTTTAGCCAGAGTACAAACCTCATAATCCATCaaaaaattcatactggagagaaaccttatgaatgtaatgaatgtgggaaagccttcagtgaTAGCTCAGCCCTTATTAGACATCATGtcattcatactggagaaaaaccgtatgaatgtaatgaatgtgggaaagctttcaaTCAGAGCTCGTCACTTACTCAACATCAGAgaactcatactggagagaaaccttataaatgtaaagaGTGTGGGAAAGCTTTTAGGTGTAGTTCAGCCTTCATCAGACATCAAAGACTTCATACTGGAGAGTAA